From the genome of Acaryochloris sp. CCMEE 5410, one region includes:
- the hypD gene encoding hydrogenase formation protein HypD: MKFVDEYRDPDLIKYWVREIDHLVTQPWTIMEICGGQTHTIVKHGIDQLLPKAITLIHGPGCPVCVTPVALIDDAITLAKTPGVMLCSFGDMLRVPGTKGDLLSAKAQGGVVRIVYSSLDALKLAQANPDQQIMFFAVGFETTVPATAMAVYQAHQLRISNFSVLVAHVLVPPAMEAILSAPNCLVQGFLAAGHVCTVMGYTAYEAIATQYHTPIVVTGFEPVDILQGIYRCIHQLEVGKAVVENQYSRVVQSNGNSEAQQLMAEVFVPSDRQWRGLTTIPNSGLKFRPRYAHLDAQALLPTNSNTSDGVAPAPEINCISGKILQGVLKPPDCSAFGHQCTPEHPLGAPMVSSEGACAAYYRYRQFRV, translated from the coding sequence ATGAAGTTTGTCGATGAGTATCGAGATCCTGACTTGATCAAGTATTGGGTACGCGAGATTGATCATCTGGTAACACAGCCTTGGACCATTATGGAAATTTGTGGTGGGCAAACTCATACGATTGTGAAGCATGGAATTGATCAACTTTTACCAAAAGCGATCACCTTGATTCATGGGCCAGGATGTCCCGTCTGCGTGACACCAGTAGCATTAATTGATGATGCAATTACACTAGCCAAAACCCCTGGAGTGATGCTCTGTTCTTTTGGGGATATGTTGCGAGTACCCGGAACTAAGGGGGATCTGTTATCTGCAAAGGCACAAGGCGGAGTGGTACGGATAGTGTATTCATCCTTAGATGCCCTGAAGTTAGCTCAAGCCAATCCAGACCAACAAATTATGTTCTTTGCGGTGGGGTTTGAGACAACGGTACCAGCAACAGCGATGGCGGTATATCAAGCCCATCAGCTAAGGATATCTAATTTTTCAGTCCTCGTAGCCCACGTCTTGGTCCCACCAGCGATGGAAGCAATTTTGTCTGCACCAAACTGTTTAGTACAGGGATTTCTAGCAGCTGGGCATGTGTGTACGGTGATGGGGTATACAGCCTATGAGGCGATCGCAACTCAATATCACACCCCAATTGTAGTGACGGGATTTGAGCCCGTTGACATTCTGCAAGGTATCTACCGCTGCATCCATCAACTGGAAGTCGGCAAAGCAGTGGTGGAGAATCAATATTCTCGTGTGGTTCAATCCAACGGAAATTCTGAAGCGCAACAACTGATGGCAGAGGTATTTGTGCCTAGTGATCGTCAATGGCGAGGTCTAACCACCATTCCCAATAGTGGTCTAAAGTTCCGTCCCAGGTATGCCCATCTGGATGCCCAGGCACTTTTACCCACAAATTCCAATACTTCAGATGGTGTTGCTCCTGCCCCTGAGATCAATTGCATCAGCGGCAAGATTCTTCAAGGGGTTCTAAAGCCACCCGATTGCTCTGCCTTTGGACACCAATGCACACCAGAGCACCCGCTTGGTGCACCTATGGTTTCCTCCGAAGGTGCTTGTGCGGCCTACTATCGATATCGTCAATTCAGGGTTTAA
- a CDS encoding Hsp20/alpha crystallin family protein produces the protein MSIVLRDPFRSFERMYPLGWEPFQELESWRREMDRMFGRLMPISKSDGEKSLTFMPSAEMDETDQEIHLKFELPGLDAKDLDIEVTKDAVYIRGERKTEIEAESEGTVRSEFHYGKFERVIPMPSPIKTDNVQAEYNNGVLSLTLSKSEEDMKKSVKVEVS, from the coding sequence ATGTCTATTGTCCTTCGTGATCCGTTCCGTAGTTTTGAGCGCATGTATCCATTAGGTTGGGAACCTTTCCAGGAACTAGAAAGCTGGCGACGAGAGATGGATCGGATGTTTGGACGGTTAATGCCAATTTCTAAGAGCGATGGAGAAAAGAGTCTTACCTTTATGCCATCCGCAGAAATGGACGAAACTGATCAAGAAATCCATCTCAAATTTGAACTTCCTGGTCTTGATGCTAAGGATCTTGATATTGAAGTCACCAAAGATGCCGTTTATATCCGAGGAGAACGCAAGACTGAAATTGAAGCAGAGTCAGAAGGGACCGTTCGATCTGAATTCCACTATGGAAAATTTGAACGCGTTATCCCCATGCCTAGTCCTATTAAGACCGATAACGTTCAAGCAGAATACAACAATGGGGTCTTGAGTCTCACCTTATCGAAGTCTGAAGAGGATATGAAAAAGTCTGTAAAAGTGGAAGTTAGCTAG
- a CDS encoding zinc-dependent alcohol dehydrogenase family protein yields MRAMQLDAPGQLLRLVERPIPIPNPHQLLLRIHICGVCRTDLHIVDGELPDPKLPLILGHQIVGTVIELGEQVTGFKQGDRIGVPWLGRTCNCCRYCLSGRENLCDQARFMGYNLDGGFAEYAVADAQFCFPIPEEYPDQQAAPLLCAGLIGYRSYRMVGKAERIGFYGFGAAAHILIQVANYQGRQIYAFTRPGDIQAQQFARELGAVWSGGSDESPPQSLDAAIIFAPVGSLVPAALTAVTKAGVVVCAGIHMSDIPSFPYKSLWEERSIRSVANLTRQDGEEFLTLAPQIPIQTQVQAFPLSTANEALSALRNGKVTGAVALVMTDESGQKDF; encoded by the coding sequence ATGCGAGCAATGCAACTAGATGCCCCTGGTCAACTTCTCAGGTTGGTAGAACGCCCCATCCCCATCCCTAATCCTCACCAACTTCTATTGCGGATTCATATTTGTGGGGTTTGTCGAACCGATTTACATATTGTTGATGGCGAGCTACCAGACCCAAAACTACCGCTTATTTTGGGACATCAGATTGTGGGTACTGTGATTGAATTGGGTGAACAAGTGACAGGATTCAAACAAGGCGATCGCATTGGTGTTCCCTGGTTGGGACGAACCTGTAACTGCTGCCGATACTGCCTTTCAGGCCGGGAGAATCTTTGCGATCAAGCCCGGTTTATGGGCTATAACCTAGACGGTGGTTTTGCTGAATATGCAGTGGCCGATGCCCAGTTCTGCTTTCCCATTCCTGAAGAGTATCCTGATCAACAGGCAGCCCCACTACTCTGCGCAGGTCTCATTGGCTATCGATCCTATCGCATGGTGGGCAAGGCCGAACGGATTGGTTTCTATGGCTTTGGCGCAGCGGCCCATATCTTAATTCAGGTGGCCAATTATCAAGGACGTCAGATCTATGCTTTTACCCGACCTGGGGATATACAAGCACAGCAGTTTGCCCGTGAACTTGGGGCGGTATGGTCCGGGGGATCTGATGAAAGTCCACCCCAAAGCCTAGATGCTGCGATTATTTTTGCCCCTGTCGGGTCTTTGGTGCCAGCGGCCTTGACGGCTGTCACTAAAGCAGGGGTGGTGGTTTGTGCCGGTATTCATATGAGTGATATTCCTAGCTTTCCTTACAAAAGTTTGTGGGAGGAACGTTCTATTCGCTCAGTGGCCAATCTCACGCGCCAAGATGGGGAAGAATTTCTGACTTTAGCCCCTCAAATTCCCATTCAAACGCAAGTCCAGGCTTTTCCGCTGAGTACTGCCAATGAGGCACTGTCGGCATTGAGGAATGGAAAGGTGACTGGAGCCGTAGCTTTAGTAATGACTGATGAGTCAGGTCAAAAGGACTTTTAA
- a CDS encoding ABC transporter ATP-binding protein, with product MSLASTSLFKVRGVTKTYVMGEVTVEALRSVDLELFAGEFIVLLGPSGSGKSTLLNILGGLDVPSSGQVIFQGQDLTAANDRTLTRFRRQSVGFVFQFYNLIPSLTARENVALVTEIAPQPMHPREALELVHLGDRVNHFPAQLSGGEQQRVAIARAIAKRPQVLLCDEPTGALDFQTGKLVLEALAQVNRELGTTTAVITHNAGIAAMADRVITMRSGEIVAVRENEHKVKPGELEW from the coding sequence ATGTCTCTTGCCAGTACAAGTCTTTTTAAGGTGAGGGGGGTGACTAAAACCTATGTCATGGGTGAGGTGACGGTTGAGGCCCTCAGATCGGTGGATTTAGAACTTTTTGCAGGTGAATTCATCGTTTTACTCGGTCCTTCCGGTAGTGGGAAATCTACTCTACTCAATATTCTGGGGGGACTAGATGTGCCTTCCAGTGGTCAGGTGATATTTCAGGGGCAAGACTTAACCGCCGCTAATGATCGCACCCTCACCCGCTTTCGTCGCCAAAGTGTGGGCTTTGTTTTTCAGTTCTATAACCTTATTCCTAGTCTCACTGCTCGGGAGAATGTCGCTCTCGTTACCGAGATAGCCCCCCAGCCCATGCATCCTCGCGAAGCATTAGAACTGGTTCATCTCGGTGATCGTGTCAATCACTTTCCAGCTCAACTATCCGGGGGAGAACAGCAGCGGGTTGCGATCGCACGAGCGATTGCCAAACGCCCCCAAGTGCTGCTCTGTGATGAACCCACGGGAGCTTTGGACTTTCAAACCGGTAAGCTCGTCCTGGAAGCCCTCGCCCAAGTCAATCGGGAGTTAGGGACAACGACAGCCGTCATTACCCACAATGCTGGGATTGCCGCCATGGCCGATCGGGTGATTACCATGCGGAGTGGCGAGATAGTGGCTGTTCGAGAGAATGAACACAAAGTGAAACCGGGAGAGTTGGAGTGGTAG
- a CDS encoding ABC transporter permease, producing MVALDQKLLRDLRHLRGQVIAIALIVACGIACLVTMLSAYDSLQLSQQTYYDRYQFADVFAQLKRAPDSLIERIAELPGVQQVQTRVVVDVNLDVPSLPEPATGRLIAIPEQQTPMLNDLFIRQGQYIEPGRRDQVLVSEVFAQANHLELGDTLGAVINERWQQLRIVGIALSPEYVYEIRGVELFPDNQRFGVIWMGREALGTAFDMDGAFNDVALSLMPSANPASVIFRLDQLLKPYGGLGAYERADQISHQFINSEIESLAATAVMVPFVFLGIAAFLLNLVLARLVSTQRDQIAVLKAFGYDNLAVGWHYLKLVLVITLLGAGLGTIVGIGLGAVITENYARFYHFPVLRYRAGLQIMVTAIVVSGGAAVLGTFTAVKQAVSLPPAEAMRPEPPASFRRTIIERMGMQKFIPPVGQIILRNLERRSLQASLSILGIAAAVAILVIGRYFEDATNYMIEAQFRQVQREDVTLVFNEPLSSRARYELTHLPGVMQAEPFRAVPARLRFQHQTHLSGLTGLEPQGELRRLLDQDFYPVPLPDQGVVLTTKLAEILGVTPGDPLTVEVLEGERPTRTVPVVGFVDELIGLGAYMDIHALNRLMREGPTLSGAYLTVDAHNLEQLYTQLKQTPAVASVALRERVITEFEKTIGGSFAIFTTVLVIFSSVIAFGVVYNVARIALSERDRELATLRIIGFTQGEIAVILLGEQAIVTVVAIPFGFALGFGLAALITRAYDWELFRFPLIVTPASYAFAFVIIFLAALGSGGLIRRQLNHLDLIAVLKTRE from the coding sequence GTGGTAGCCCTTGACCAAAAACTCCTTCGAGATCTCCGTCATCTCCGAGGACAGGTGATTGCGATTGCCTTAATCGTCGCCTGTGGAATTGCTTGTTTGGTGACCATGCTGAGCGCCTACGACTCCTTGCAGCTCTCACAACAGACCTACTATGATCGCTATCAATTTGCGGATGTATTTGCTCAGCTGAAGCGGGCACCGGATTCCCTTATAGAGCGAATTGCGGAACTACCAGGTGTGCAGCAGGTGCAGACGCGGGTGGTCGTGGATGTGAATTTGGATGTGCCTTCCTTACCGGAACCTGCAACTGGACGGTTGATTGCCATTCCTGAGCAGCAGACCCCGATGTTAAATGATCTGTTCATTCGTCAAGGCCAATATATTGAACCCGGACGACGAGATCAGGTTTTAGTCAGTGAGGTGTTTGCCCAAGCGAATCATTTAGAGCTGGGGGATACCTTGGGCGCCGTGATCAATGAACGGTGGCAGCAATTGCGGATTGTCGGGATTGCCTTATCACCAGAATATGTTTATGAAATTAGGGGAGTGGAGCTGTTCCCAGACAATCAGCGCTTTGGGGTGATCTGGATGGGGCGCGAGGCGTTGGGCACAGCCTTTGATATGGATGGAGCGTTTAATGATGTCGCCCTATCCTTGATGCCAAGCGCTAATCCGGCCAGTGTTATTTTCCGGCTTGATCAGTTATTGAAACCCTACGGAGGGCTGGGGGCTTACGAACGGGCTGATCAGATTTCCCATCAGTTTATCAACAGCGAAATCGAGAGCTTGGCAGCCACCGCAGTCATGGTGCCCTTTGTGTTTTTGGGGATTGCTGCGTTCTTGCTGAATCTGGTTCTTGCTCGGCTAGTAAGCACCCAGCGAGATCAAATTGCCGTTTTGAAAGCCTTTGGCTACGACAATCTCGCTGTGGGTTGGCATTACCTAAAGCTCGTCTTGGTGATTACGCTGCTTGGAGCCGGGTTAGGGACAATTGTTGGTATTGGTTTGGGGGCCGTTATTACTGAGAACTATGCCCGCTTCTATCACTTTCCGGTGCTGCGGTATCGAGCGGGCCTACAGATCATGGTCACTGCCATTGTCGTGAGTGGGGGGGCAGCTGTCCTGGGGACATTCACAGCAGTGAAACAGGCTGTTTCTTTACCCCCCGCAGAGGCTATGCGGCCCGAGCCTCCAGCATCTTTTCGACGGACCATTATAGAGCGCATGGGAATGCAAAAGTTTATCCCTCCAGTGGGGCAAATTATTCTGCGGAATCTAGAACGGCGATCGCTGCAGGCGAGTCTTTCCATTCTGGGGATTGCTGCTGCAGTGGCCATCCTCGTCATTGGTCGCTATTTCGAGGATGCCACCAACTACATGATCGAAGCCCAGTTTCGGCAGGTGCAGCGAGAAGATGTAACCCTGGTATTTAATGAACCGCTGTCCAGTCGCGCCCGTTATGAATTAACCCATTTACCGGGAGTAATGCAAGCTGAGCCCTTCCGGGCCGTTCCAGCTCGTCTACGATTTCAGCATCAAACCCACCTGAGTGGCTTGACAGGATTGGAGCCTCAAGGAGAATTACGGCGTCTATTAGACCAAGACTTCTACCCCGTACCTCTCCCTGATCAGGGGGTGGTCTTAACCACAAAGTTGGCTGAAATCTTAGGCGTAACGCCCGGTGATCCACTGACAGTGGAAGTTTTAGAGGGAGAACGCCCTACCCGGACAGTGCCAGTGGTGGGATTCGTCGATGAATTGATTGGTTTGGGGGCTTATATGGATATTCATGCCCTCAATCGATTAATGCGAGAAGGGCCAACCCTATCAGGAGCCTACCTGACCGTGGATGCTCATAACTTGGAGCAGCTCTATACCCAACTAAAACAAACCCCTGCTGTGGCTAGCGTGGCCTTGCGGGAGCGGGTGATTACTGAGTTTGAAAAGACCATTGGTGGCAGTTTTGCGATTTTCACGACCGTGTTGGTTATTTTTTCAAGTGTGATTGCCTTTGGGGTAGTCTATAACGTTGCCCGGATTGCGCTTTCAGAGCGCGACCGTGAACTCGCAACCTTGCGTATTATTGGGTTTACCCAAGGAGAAATTGCCGTCATCTTGCTCGGTGAGCAAGCCATCGTCACCGTTGTGGCGATTCCCTTTGGCTTTGCCTTGGGATTTGGCTTAGCGGCTCTGATTACTCGGGCCTACGATTGGGAATTGTTTCGATTCCCCTTAATTGTCACGCCCGCTAGCTACGCCTTTGCCTTTGTGATTATTTTTCTAGCAGCTCTGGGTTCTGGAGGATTAATTCGTCGTCAGCTCAACCATTTGGATTTAATTGCCGTGCTCAAAACTCGCGAATGA
- a CDS encoding efflux RND transporter periplasmic adaptor subunit translates to MQHKQHRPLIPWLRRPQQKPTVPSSPYPPGEGYSPPSTQLKPQTPNPKTRLPPWKRLPRRLPYWLLGLGVATLVALAFRPTPIAVDLGQVQRGPLQVTVDAEGKTRVRNRFTIAAPVAGRLARIDLDPGDPVQSGAVVARIDPLPLTTKVQEAQARLQELRAQLAGVETQRPKSAALAQAQAQIRVAIAAKQQAEARLADAKAALAQATRDRKRAQDLEVAGAQTRKVREDAELAATQRQQELEVAQKQVQGAISTVAAAQKAFSVLKAEQQDPDYLLEVYRAQISSTESTLVNLADEARRTVVRAPVGGKVFRVLQESARFIPAGEPLLELGDARQLELVIDVLSTDAVKVKPGAFIQVDHWGGPHTLQAQVRYVEPSAFTEVSALGVEEQRVNIIADFIPPPRSLGDGYRVEARIVVWEDKDALKVPVSALFRCENQKWCAFVAEQGKAQRRQVIISQRSQREAAVKKGLEVGEKVILHPTEQIKANQRIHSRS, encoded by the coding sequence ATGCAACACAAACAACATCGCCCTTTAATCCCGTGGTTGCGCAGGCCGCAACAGAAGCCCACGGTGCCCTCCTCCCCTTACCCGCCAGGCGAAGGGTATTCTCCCCCTTCAACTCAACTTAAACCCCAAACCCCAAACCCCAAAACGCGCCTACCTCCCTGGAAGCGCCTCCCCCGTCGTCTTCCCTATTGGCTGTTAGGATTGGGCGTTGCGACCCTCGTGGCCCTTGCTTTTCGACCCACGCCAATTGCAGTGGACTTAGGCCAAGTTCAACGCGGTCCGCTCCAAGTCACCGTTGATGCTGAGGGTAAAACGAGGGTGCGAAATCGCTTTACGATTGCAGCCCCAGTGGCAGGACGTCTGGCCCGCATTGACTTGGATCCAGGCGATCCGGTTCAATCAGGAGCCGTCGTGGCTCGGATAGATCCCCTTCCTCTGACAACCAAGGTCCAAGAAGCCCAAGCTCGGTTGCAAGAACTGCGCGCCCAACTGGCAGGAGTGGAAACCCAGCGTCCTAAATCCGCAGCCTTGGCTCAAGCCCAAGCTCAGATTCGAGTGGCGATCGCCGCTAAACAACAGGCAGAGGCTCGGCTAGCGGATGCTAAAGCGGCCTTGGCTCAGGCCACTCGAGATCGCAAACGTGCCCAGGATTTGGAAGTGGCAGGAGCCCAGACTCGAAAGGTCCGTGAGGATGCTGAGTTAGCGGCAACCCAACGACAGCAAGAATTGGAAGTGGCTCAAAAACAGGTCCAAGGTGCGATCTCAACTGTCGCTGCCGCCCAAAAAGCGTTTTCTGTCCTCAAGGCCGAACAGCAAGATCCCGACTATTTATTAGAGGTCTATCGAGCCCAAATTTCCAGTACAGAATCCACCTTGGTTAATCTTGCGGATGAAGCACGTCGAACCGTTGTTCGAGCCCCCGTTGGAGGCAAAGTCTTTCGAGTACTGCAAGAAAGTGCGCGCTTTATACCAGCTGGTGAACCTCTCCTAGAGTTGGGAGATGCCAGACAATTGGAACTGGTAATTGACGTCCTCTCAACGGATGCCGTTAAGGTCAAACCCGGTGCTTTTATTCAAGTTGACCATTGGGGTGGCCCTCACACCCTCCAAGCCCAAGTGCGCTATGTTGAGCCCTCAGCCTTTACAGAAGTGTCCGCTTTGGGAGTAGAAGAACAGCGCGTCAACATTATTGCTGACTTTATTCCCCCTCCTCGATCCTTGGGAGATGGCTATCGGGTCGAAGCGCGTATTGTTGTCTGGGAGGACAAGGATGCACTCAAGGTACCCGTGAGTGCATTATTCAGATGTGAGAATCAGAAATGGTGTGCCTTTGTGGCAGAGCAGGGAAAGGCCCAGCGACGTCAAGTGATCATCAGCCAACGCAGTCAGCGAGAAGCAGCGGTGAAGAAAGGACTAGAAGTCGGTGAAAAAGTCATTCTTCATCCCACGGAGCAGATCAAGGCGAACCAACGCATTCACAGTAGAAGCTAG
- the hypE gene encoding hydrogenase expression/formation protein HypE, with product MPIDSISCPIPIEQYPQVLLAHGGGGKLMHQLIEQMFGRLFQSEDRHHHDAAVLDVPPGRLALTTDSYVVHPLFFPGGDIGSLAVYGTVNDLAMAGARPLYLSTSFILEEGLSMTTLWQVVQSMQQAAHQADVQIVTGDTKVVERGKGDGVFINTAGVGIIEHHQTIHPQSIQPGDLVILNGDLGRHGMAVLAEREGLEFESEIKSDSAPLNHVVLDLFAHGVELHCMRDLTRGGLASALNEIALATGVAISLDETCIPIREDVQGACEILGFDPLYVANEGRFIAFVPPQSVDLALARLNAPLTFPLSGQSDTHPQMRHQHPAQVIGQVTTTTSPRVTLTNRLGVERIVDFLSGEQLPRIC from the coding sequence ATGCCCATCGATTCTATCTCTTGCCCTATCCCCATCGAGCAATATCCCCAGGTTTTGTTAGCTCATGGTGGAGGGGGTAAGCTGATGCATCAGCTGATTGAGCAGATGTTCGGGCGTCTATTCCAATCGGAAGATCGTCACCACCATGATGCTGCGGTCCTTGATGTCCCACCGGGACGACTCGCGTTGACGACCGACTCCTATGTGGTCCATCCCCTATTTTTCCCAGGAGGGGATATTGGTTCGCTAGCTGTCTACGGCACTGTGAATGATCTGGCGATGGCAGGGGCTCGTCCCCTTTACCTCAGCACCAGCTTTATTCTGGAAGAGGGACTCTCTATGACTACCCTTTGGCAAGTTGTGCAATCCATGCAACAGGCCGCCCACCAAGCTGATGTTCAGATCGTCACGGGTGATACAAAAGTGGTGGAACGAGGAAAAGGGGATGGTGTGTTCATTAATACGGCAGGTGTGGGGATAATTGAACATCACCAGACCATCCATCCTCAATCGATCCAGCCAGGTGATCTGGTCATCCTTAATGGTGACCTAGGCCGTCATGGTATGGCTGTTTTGGCGGAACGGGAAGGGTTGGAATTTGAGAGTGAAATCAAGAGCGATTCAGCTCCTCTGAATCATGTGGTGTTAGATCTGTTCGCCCATGGTGTCGAGCTGCACTGTATGCGGGATTTAACACGGGGAGGATTAGCGAGTGCCTTAAATGAGATCGCTTTGGCAACTGGGGTTGCGATCTCACTGGATGAAACCTGTATTCCTATCCGAGAGGACGTCCAGGGTGCCTGTGAAATTCTAGGATTTGATCCCTTGTATGTAGCTAATGAAGGCCGTTTCATCGCCTTTGTTCCACCACAATCTGTAGACTTAGCCCTTGCCAGACTGAATGCCCCACTGACCTTCCCCTTATCTGGGCAGAGCGATACCCATCCTCAAATGAGACATCAGCATCCGGCACAGGTGATTGGTCAAGTCACAACCACCACATCCCCTCGGGTTACCCTAACCAACCGACTTGGTGTGGAGAGAATCGTTGATTTCTTAAGTGGGGAGCAACTCCCTCGAATTTGCTAA
- the ppsA gene encoding phosphoenolpyruvate synthase gives MIHTEPRLFSETSRKQALILGFDEVGIADIPLVGGKNASLGEMIQHLVPLGVNVPNGFATTAYAYRYFIQQAGIEAQLRQIFTDLDIEDVDNLRQRGRQARSLILHTPFPKDLELAISTSYCQLCEQYGVGNAAESRDSKTQERLQAYHYNVDVAVRSSATAEDLPDASFAGQQETYLNVHGVKQVLESCHKCFASIFTDRAISYRTLKGFDHFQVALSVGVQKMVRSDLASSGVMFSIDTETGFKNAALVTSAYGLGENVVQGAVNPDEFLGFKPTLQEGLSPILSKRLGSKEIKMVYDLGGSKLTKNIAVPQSDRAEFSANDAEILTLARWACIIEDHYSQVRGMDTPMDIEWAKDGQTGELFIVQARPETVQSQKVANRLSSYRMTVDTRPAALIEGRAVGDRIGQGTARVIASVQGISEFQAGEVLVTNRTDPDWEPIMKKASAIVTNQGGRTCHAAIIAREMGIPAIVGCGTATEVLQTGQDVTISCAEGEAGQVYPGLLPFVVEETALDELPPTRTQILMNVGNPDEAFGLAAIPCDGVGLARLEFIIANQIKIHPLALLRYDELTDVDAKLIIAQLTSHYDHKPDYFVDKLAQGVGMIAAAFYPNPVIVRMSDFKSNEYANLIGGRQFEPTEENPMIGWRGASRYYDPNYRQAYSLECQALKRVRDEMGLRNVIPMIPFCRTPEEGQQVLKEMAQHGLQRGENGLQVYVMCEVPSNVVLAEEFAEVFDGFSIGSNDLTQLTLGLDRDSALVAHIFDERNAAVKNLVRQVISVAKAKGRKIGICGQAPSDYPEFAQFLVEEGIDSISLNPDTVLKTRLAIAQVEAQTTTTH, from the coding sequence ATGATTCACACAGAACCCCGCCTTTTCTCGGAAACCAGCCGTAAGCAAGCATTGATATTAGGTTTCGATGAGGTGGGCATTGCCGATATTCCCCTAGTTGGCGGCAAAAATGCCTCCCTAGGTGAAATGATTCAGCACCTGGTTCCTCTAGGCGTGAACGTCCCCAATGGCTTTGCCACTACCGCCTATGCCTATCGATATTTTATTCAGCAAGCAGGGATTGAAGCTCAACTCCGGCAGATTTTTACCGATTTAGATATCGAAGATGTCGATAATTTACGTCAGCGAGGACGACAGGCGCGCTCTCTGATTCTCCACACCCCCTTTCCCAAAGATCTGGAGCTAGCGATTTCCACCTCCTATTGCCAACTATGTGAACAGTATGGCGTGGGCAATGCCGCTGAGAGTCGAGACTCCAAAACCCAAGAACGCCTGCAAGCCTACCATTACAACGTTGATGTCGCTGTCCGCTCTAGTGCTACAGCCGAAGACCTACCCGATGCGAGCTTTGCTGGACAACAGGAAACCTACCTGAATGTTCATGGTGTTAAGCAGGTTTTAGAATCCTGCCATAAATGCTTTGCTTCCATCTTCACAGATCGGGCGATTTCCTATCGCACCCTCAAAGGCTTTGATCATTTCCAGGTGGCCCTATCTGTGGGAGTGCAAAAGATGGTGCGCTCGGATCTAGCGTCTTCAGGGGTAATGTTCTCCATCGATACCGAAACTGGATTTAAGAATGCTGCATTAGTCACCTCTGCCTATGGTCTAGGTGAGAATGTGGTCCAAGGTGCCGTCAACCCTGATGAATTTTTGGGTTTCAAACCTACCCTCCAGGAAGGCTTAAGCCCCATTCTGAGCAAGCGATTGGGCAGTAAAGAAATCAAAATGGTCTATGACCTGGGGGGAAGTAAACTCACCAAAAATATTGCTGTCCCTCAATCTGACCGTGCTGAATTCTCGGCTAATGATGCGGAAATTCTCACCTTGGCACGTTGGGCTTGCATTATTGAAGATCACTATTCCCAGGTTCGGGGTATGGATACCCCCATGGATATTGAATGGGCCAAAGATGGCCAAACAGGGGAGTTATTTATTGTTCAGGCTCGTCCAGAAACGGTGCAGTCTCAAAAGGTTGCTAATCGCCTATCATCTTATCGGATGACAGTGGATACTCGACCCGCTGCCCTGATTGAAGGTCGAGCCGTAGGCGATCGCATTGGCCAAGGTACAGCCCGAGTGATTGCTTCTGTCCAAGGCATTTCCGAATTTCAGGCTGGAGAGGTCTTGGTGACCAACCGCACCGATCCCGACTGGGAGCCAATTATGAAAAAGGCAAGTGCCATTGTTACAAACCAGGGGGGCAGGACCTGCCATGCAGCCATTATTGCCCGTGAAATGGGTATTCCGGCTATTGTCGGTTGCGGTACGGCTACAGAGGTTCTCCAAACAGGACAGGACGTCACGATCTCCTGTGCTGAAGGTGAAGCGGGACAAGTTTATCCGGGGCTCCTTCCCTTTGTCGTTGAGGAAACAGCTTTGGATGAACTCCCTCCGACCCGGACGCAAATCTTGATGAATGTGGGCAATCCTGATGAAGCCTTTGGATTGGCGGCGATTCCCTGTGATGGGGTTGGATTAGCTCGGTTGGAGTTTATTATTGCGAACCAGATCAAGATCCATCCCTTAGCACTTTTGAGGTATGACGAGTTGACTGACGTCGATGCCAAACTGATCATCGCCCAATTGACGTCCCACTATGATCATAAACCTGACTACTTTGTGGATAAACTGGCCCAAGGGGTGGGAATGATTGCAGCCGCTTTTTATCCCAATCCAGTGATTGTTCGCATGTCCGACTTTAAGAGTAATGAATATGCCAACTTAATCGGCGGACGACAGTTTGAACCCACGGAAGAAAACCCAATGATTGGTTGGCGGGGGGCTTCTCGCTATTACGACCCGAATTACCGTCAAGCCTATTCCTTAGAATGTCAGGCTCTGAAGCGTGTTCGTGATGAGATGGGACTGCGGAACGTGATTCCCATGATTCCCTTCTGCCGTACTCCTGAAGAAGGCCAGCAGGTCTTGAAGGAAATGGCCCAGCATGGTCTGCAACGGGGTGAAAACGGTCTTCAGGTGTATGTGATGTGCGAAGTACCCAGCAATGTGGTGCTGGCAGAGGAATTTGCAGAGGTGTTTGATGGCTTCTCCATCGGCTCCAATGACTTAACCCAACTGACCCTAGGACTAGACCGAGACTCTGCCCTCGTCGCCCATATCTTTGATGAACGTAATGCCGCTGTGAAGAATCTGGTACGCCAGGTGATCTCCGTTGCCAAGGCAAAAGGCCGCAAAATTGGCATCTGTGGGCAGGCTCCCAGTGACTATCCTGAGTTTGCCCAGTTCTTGGTGGAGGAAGGGATTGATTCCATTAGCCTTAACCCAGATACGGTGCTTAAAACTCGGCTGGCCATTGCCCAAGTTGAAGCCCAAACGACAACTACCCACTGA